A part of Ziziphus jujuba cultivar Dongzao chromosome 8, ASM3175591v1 genomic DNA contains:
- the LOC107413469 gene encoding CASP-like protein 4D1, with the protein MTSIPYTILQLAFSVHQVVVSSQQNNILFDFYGDKYLEREERQMESIVSSRGWRIAALVLRVLTILLLLVSFVILLTNVLKVTYTDGRTKSFHFYDVVGFKYMVATIFLGLAYSILQTIFAIGRIKNENYDGRLLFDFYGDKVISNLLATGAAAGFIATRERQESFGEAGKYYQKHFNRSYASACILLLAFVCTLILSVISSYALPKRVNN; encoded by the exons ATGACAAGCATTCCATATACCATCTTGCAACTTGCATTCTCAGTCCACCAAGTTGTAGTTAGCAGCCAGCAGAACAACATTCTATTTGACTTCTATGGTGACAAG TATTTGGAAAGGGAAGAGAGGCAAATGGAATCAATTGTTTCTTCAAGGGGTTGGCGAATTGCTGCTCTGGTCTTGAGGGTCTTAACAATCCTTTTACTACTTGTTTCCTTTGTAATCCTTCTCACTAATGTTCTTAAAGTAACTTACACTGATGGTCGGACCAAATCTTTCCATTTCTACGATGTTGTCGGGTTTAA GTATATGGTTGCCACTATTTTTTTGGGACTTGCATATTCAATTTTGCAAACCATCTTTGCAATTGGCCGTATCAAGAATGAAAATTATGATGGAAGATTGTTATTTGACTTTTACGGTGACAAg GTAATTTCAAATCTATTAGCCACAGGTGCTGCAGCAGGGTTTATTGCTACAAGAGAAAGGCAGGAAAGTTTTGGTGAAGCAGGAAAATACTATCAGAAACATTTCAACAGGTCTTATGCATCAGCGTGCATTCTTCTGCTTGCCTTTGTATGTACTCTCATATTGTCTGTTATATCTTCCTACGCACTTCCTAAGAGAGTCAACAATTAA